The Xylophilus rhododendri region CTGACACGGCTGAAGCTGGAACGGGCTCGCCGGGCCCTGCGGGACTCGGTGCCGGGGCTGGCGTCGGACCTGCCAAGCTTCGAGCCGAGAACCGTGTTTTCTTTACCCAAAACGGGTTGAGGTTCACATTGTTGCCAACTGTATGTAGACTTTGCCGGTCTACACCCCATTCCGGCTAGCCGGGCATCCCATGAGTCTCGTCAGCTCGGTCATCGGTCAGAACTCCCAGGCGGTCTGGAACACGGTGCGCGATACCGTGCGCGGCGCCGCCAATGGCGATGTGGGCGATATCGCCAAGGTGGCGGTGGGCGTGGCGATCGCCACCGGCGCGGTGCCGGTCAGCAACGGCGTGGCCGCGCTGGCCGGTGGCGCGGTGGCGGGCCGGCTGCTCGACGTCTTCGTCTGAGGGGGCTTTCGGCGGCCTCGGCGAAAATCGCCGTCGCATGACCCACGCTTCCGACGCTTCCGACGCTTTCCCGCTTCCTTATCTCACCGGCTATGCGCCCGACCTGCTGGCCCAGGTGCGCGGCCTGATCGCCGACGGCCGCCTGAGCGGCATCCTGGCACAGCGTTATCCCGACACCCATGAGGTGCGCACCGAGCGCGCCCTCTACGACTATGTGAGCGATCTCAAGGCGCGCCACATGAAGAGCGCGCCGCCGCTGGCCAAAGTTGCCTACGACCCGCGGCTGCAGACGGTGCGCAACGCGCTGGGCACCCACAGCAGCGTCTCGCGGGTGCAGGGCGGCAAGCTGAAGGCCAAACGCGAGATCCGCATCGCCGCGCTGTTCAAGGAGGCGCCGGCCGACTTCCTGCGCATGATCGTCGTGCACGAGCTGGCCCACCTGAAGGAGCGCGAGCACGACAAGGCCTTCTACGCCTTGTGCCGCCACATGGCGCCGGACTACCACCAGCTCGAATTCGACCTGCGCCTGTGGCTGACCGCGCGCGAGCTGCCGGCCTCCTGATCAACAGCCCGGCGCGGTTCAGGCGGTGGTGGCGATCAGCGTGTCGATATGCGCGTCGTTGGTCGCCTCCGGCCGGATGCGGGTGCGGCTGCGCTGGCCGTCGATGGACACGGCCGAGTCGCCATGCACCGTCACCCGGCGCACCACCCGAGGCTGGTTGCCGTAGTCGTTGATCGCGAAATGCTGGGTGGCGCGGTTGTCCCAGATCACCACGTCGTTCTGCCGCCAGGACCAGCGCACCGTGTTTTCCAGCCGCACCACGCGGTTCTGCAGCAGCTCGAAGATGCGGGCGGATTCGTTGCTCGACAGGCCGGCGATCTTCTTGACGAAATGGCCCAGCAGCAGGGCGCGTTCGCCGCTGACGGGGTGTACGTGCACCACCGGATGCTCGGCCTCGAACAGGGCCGAGACGAAGACCTTGGCGTGGTGCTCCAGGCGCTTGTCTTCCAGCTGCACCCGGTCGGCGCCGTAGTCGTAGTCGTTGCTGTGCACTGCCCACAGGCTGTCGGCCAGCGCTTTCAGGTGCGCCGGCAGGCGTTCGTAGGCGGCGGCGGTGTTCGCCCAGACGGTGTCGCCGCCGAAGGCCGGGATGGTCACGCCGCGCAGGATGGAGATCTTGGGAAAGGCATCGACGAAGGTCACGTCGGTATGCCAGGAGTCTGCCCGGCCGCCGCCCTTGGAGGCATCGAGTTCGAAGAGCTTGGTGCCGTCGGGCGCCGGCACGGTGGGGTGCGCCACGGTGCGGCCGAAGAGGGCGCCGAAGGCCTGGTGGGCGGCGTCGTCGAGATGGTCCTGGCCGCGGAAGAACAGCACCTTGTGTTGGACCAGCGCGGTGTTCAGGTCGGCGATGGCTTGGGCGGGCAGGTCGGCGCCGAGACGGTAATCGAGCACCTCGCCGCCGAGGCTGCCGGCGACGCGGCGGATGCGCAGGTCGGCGATGCTGGTGTCGATCGCGTCGGGGTGGGGGGCGGCGGTGCTCATCTCTGGTTCTCCTGATCCGAAAGGCGACCAGTGTCGATTTGCCTGCGCAGCCGCGCTGGAACGATTCCGCATAAGGTCCTGCGGGATCGGTCTAAACGGAGGACCCGCGCGCGGGGATGCTCGCCGCCATGCTTTTCGAACCCGATCTCTCCACTCCCTATCTGCGCGAGGCCGCCCGGCTGCGCGATGCCTTCGCCGTCGATGCCGTCGCGCACGACCAAGCCGGCGGCCGGCCGCTGGACCAGTTGCGCCTGCTGAAGGACAGCGGCCTGCTGCGCCTGACCCTGCCGCGCGCCTTCGGCGGCGAGGGCCAGCCCTGGTCCACCGCCCTGCGGGTGGGCCGCGAATTCGCCAAGGCCGATGGCTCGCTCGGCCATCTCTTCGGCTACCACTGCTCGTCCCAGCATGCGGCCCATGTGCGGGGCAGCCCACGGCAGGCCGAGGCGCTCTACCGGGCGTCGGCCGAAGGCAACTGGTTCTGGGCCAACAACGCCAACTCGGCCGCGCGCAGCCTGCTGGGCAAATGGCAGGGGGACCACTGGCTGCTCAACGGCAGCAAACCCTTCACCTCGGGCAGCCATATCGCCGACCGGGTACACATCACCTGGATCGACGAGGACTCGGGCCGCACCCTGGACGCCACCATCCCGGCCGACCGCGCCGGCTGGCGGGCACTCGATGACTGGGATGCCTTCGGCCAGCGCCAGACCGGCAGCGGCGCCTGCCGCTACGAAAACGTCCGCGTGGAGGCCGAAGAGGTCTTCGAGCGTACCGGCCCTGCGGATGCGGCCTATCGCACGCTTACCCCTTTCATCCAGCAGAGCGTGCTGCTCAACGTCTTCCTCGGCACGGCCCAGGGCGCACTGCTGGCGGCGCGCGACTACACCGTGAACGAAAGCCGGCCCTGGGTGCATTCGGGCGTGGAGCGGCATGTGGACGACCCTTGGGTCAAGCGTGTTTACGGCGACCTCTACACCCGCACCCTGGCCGCGACCGCGCTGGCCGATCAGGCGCTGGAGGTGCTGGACCGCGTCTGGGAGAAGGGCGATGCCCTGACCGCCGCCGAACGCGGCGAAGCCTCGATCACGCTGGCGGCCGCCAATGCCTTCGCCGGCAACACGGCGCTGGATGTGACCAGCAAGATCTTCGAAGTGACCGGCGCCCGCTCCACTGCCCGCGGCCTGGGCCTGGACCGCTTCTGGCGCAATGTGCGCACGCATACCCTGCACAACCCGGAGGAGTACAAGACCCGCAACGTGGGCTACTGGTTCCTGACCGGCGAGCCGCCGGTGCCCAGCGGCATCCAGTGATCAGGCGGCCCGCGCCAGTGCGGGCACGGCGGCGATCAGCTGCCGGGTGTAGGGGTCGCGCGGACGGCCCAGCACCTCGGCCGCATCGCCGTATTCGCGCAGCTCGCCGTGGCGCAGCACCGCCACCTGGTGGCTCACCTGGCGGATCACACCCAGGTCGTGGGAGATGAAGAGACAGGCCACGCCGGTCTCGCGCTGCAGTGCGGCGATCAGGGCCAGGATCTGCTTTTGCACCGAGACGTCGAGGGCGGAGACGGGTTCGTCCAGAACCACCACCTGCGGTTCCACCGCCAGGGCGCGGGCGATGGCCACACGCTGGCGTTGGCCGCCGGACAGGGTCAGCGGGCGGCGGGCGGCCAGGGCCGGGTCCAGCCCGACCTTGCCCAGCCACACGGCGATGCGTTCTTCATGGCGCGCAGCCGGCTCGCGGCCGAAACGCAGCCACAGCGCCTCGCCGATGACCCGACCCACGGTGTAGCGCGGATCGAAGGCCGAGAGCGGATCCTGGTGCACGAACTGGATGGTCCGCGCCCGGCTGGGCGCCGGCGCCAGGGCCTCGGTGCGGATGCGGCCCTCGCTGGCCGTCTCCAGCCCGGCGACGATGCGGGCCAGCGTGGTCTTGCCCGAGCCCGATTCGCCGACCAGGCCGAGGGTGCGGCCGCGCCGCAGTTCGATGCTCACCCCGCGCAGGGCCTCGCGCCCGGCGAAGCGTTTGGAGATGTCGTCGGCATGCAGGATCACCGGCGCGCTGCCGGCATCGGCCGCCAGCCCAGGGCCATCGAAATGCGGGATCGCATCGATCAGGCTGCGGGTGTACTCGTGCGTGGGATGGTGCAGCACCCGCGCCATGTCGCCGCTCTCCACCACCTGGCCCTGGCGCAGCACCAGCACCCGGTCGGCCAGGCGCGATACCACGCCCAGGTCGTGGCTGATGAGGATCAGGGCGATGCCCTGGCGCTTCAACTCGGCGAAGAGGGCGAGGATCTCCTGCTGTACCGATACGTCGAGGGCGGTGGTGGGCTCGTCGGCGATCAGCACCGGCGGCCGGCCGGCGATGGCGGTGGCGATCAGCGCGCGCTGGCGCAGGCCGCCCGAGAGCTGGGCGGGGTATTCGCCGTAGCGGGTGGCCGGCTCTGGCATCTGCGCCTGGGCCAGCAGCTCCAGTCCACGGGCGCGCAGGGCGCCGCGCGGGGCGGAGCCGGTGGCGCGAATGGCTTCCTCCAGCTCCTGGCCGATGGTGCGCAGCGGGTCCAGCGAGACCAGCGCGTCCTGCAGGATGTAGCCGACGCCCTGGCCGCGGATGCCGCGCCAGGCGCGTTCGCCCAGGCCGAGCAGGTTCTGTCCGTCCAGCTCCAGCGCATCGGCCTCGATGCGGGCATTGGGGCTGTTCAGGCCGATCAGGCACCGCGCGCTGACACTCTTGCCCGAGCCCGATTCGCCGACCAGGGCCACGCATTCGCCGGGCCGCACGTCGAAGCTCACACCGGATACGGCACGGCGCAGCTGGCCATGGGCCTCGAAGCTCACCCGCAGGTTGCGTACATGGACCAGGGGCGCATTCACAGCCGGCCCTCCGAGCGCTGCTGCAGCCAGCGGCCGAGCAGGGTGGTGCTCATCACGAACAGGGTGATCGCCACGCCGGGAAACACCGCGGCCCACCAGCCCATCACCAGGAAGTTGCGGGCATTGGTCAGCATGGCGCCCCATTCCGGCGAGGGCGGCGGGTTGCCCAGGCCCAGGAAACTCAGGGCCGCGCCCGCCAGCGTGGCGCTGCCCAGGCCCATGGTGGCCACCACCACCAGCGGCCGCAGCGCGTTGGGCACGATGTGGCGCAGGATCACTTCCGGGCCGCTCAGGCCCAGGGCCCGCGACGCCTCCACATAGCTGGCCGAACGCACCCGCAGGGTCTCGGCCCGCACGATGCGGGTGTAGTAGGGAATGCCGGCGATGCCGATGGCGATGGCCGCGTTGAACACGCCGCTGCCGAACAGCGAGACGATGAAGACGGCCAGCAGCAGCTCCGGAAAGGCCGCGCCGATGTCGGTGATACGCAGCACCACGGTCGGCACCACACGCCTTGTCAGTCCGGCCAGCAGGCCGAGCACCGTGCCCACCGCCAGCGAGATCGCCACCGCCCCGATGCCCAGCAGGATCGACGGCCGCGCGCCGTGCACCACCCGGGTGTAGACATCGCGCCCGATCTGGTCCGTGCCCAGCAGGTGCTGTGTCGAGGGCGCTTCCAGGATGTGCCGGCGGTCGGCGCCCAGCGGGTCGCTCGGCGCCAGCAGGTCCGGCCACAGCGCGGCGCAGAGCAGCAGCAAAAAGACCGCCAGGCTCAGGCCCGCGGCCACGGTGGAGGCGCGCGGCAGGCGCCAGCGGCGCACCGCCGGGCCGTGCCAAGGCGGTGTCGTCAGGAGGGTGGTGTTCATGGGGCGGGCGCCGTCTTCAGGCGGTGGTCGATGAGGATGTAGGCGAAGTCGATCAGGGTGTTGACCAGCACGAAGGCGATGGTGCTCACGCTGACCAGCCCGAGCACCAGCGGCATGTCCTGCCGCGTCACGGCATTGACCAGCAGGCGGCCCAGGCCGGGCCGGCCGAACAGGGTCTCGGTGATGGCCGCGCCGCCCAGCAGCGCGCCGAAACCGAAGCCCAGCATGGTGAGGTAAGGGATGAGCGCATAGCGCAGCGCATGGCGCAGCTTCACGCCCAGCACCGAGAGGCCGCGGGCGCGGGCGGTGGTGATGAAGGGCTGCTCCAGCACGTCCTCCATCGCCCGCCGCAGCACCTGCGCCAGCGGCGCGGCGGTGGGCAGGGCGATGGTCAGCGCCGGCAGGATCAGGGTGCGCAGGTCGCCCGCGTCCAGCATCGGGAACACCCGCCACCAGACCGAGAACAGCAGCATCAGGAGGAAGCCGATCCAGAACACCGGCGTGGAGGCCAGCACCAGTTCGACCGCACCGGCGATCGCGCTGGCGCGGCGGCGGCCGGCGCTCAGCACCCCGGCCGCCAGCGACAGCAGCACCGCGAAGCCGCTGGCCAGCCCCGCCAGCGCCAGGGTGGGCCGGGCCTGCTCGGCGATCAGCGCGGCCACCGGCTGCTCCTGCACATAGGACATGCCCAGGTCGCCGTGCAGCAGGCGGCCGAGATAGAACAGGTACTGCAGCGGCAGCGGCTGGTCGAGGTGGTATTCGCGGCGGATCGCGGCCAGCACCTCGGCGGTGATCGCCACCGCGTCGCCGCCCGCGCCGGCGATCACGAAGGCCGGGTCCACCGGAACCAGGCGCAGCGCGAAGAAGGCCGCGGTGAGGGCGCCCAGCACGG contains the following coding sequences:
- a CDS encoding M48 family metallopeptidase; amino-acid sequence: MTHASDASDAFPLPYLTGYAPDLLAQVRGLIADGRLSGILAQRYPDTHEVRTERALYDYVSDLKARHMKSAPPLAKVAYDPRLQTVRNALGTHSSVSRVQGGKLKAKREIRIAALFKEAPADFLRMIVVHELAHLKEREHDKAFYALCRHMAPDYHQLEFDLRLWLTARELPAS
- a CDS encoding TauD/TfdA dioxygenase family protein gives rise to the protein MSTAAPHPDAIDTSIADLRIRRVAGSLGGEVLDYRLGADLPAQAIADLNTALVQHKVLFFRGQDHLDDAAHQAFGALFGRTVAHPTVPAPDGTKLFELDASKGGGRADSWHTDVTFVDAFPKISILRGVTIPAFGGDTVWANTAAAYERLPAHLKALADSLWAVHSNDYDYGADRVQLEDKRLEHHAKVFVSALFEAEHPVVHVHPVSGERALLLGHFVKKIAGLSSNESARIFELLQNRVVRLENTVRWSWRQNDVVIWDNRATQHFAINDYGNQPRVVRRVTVHGDSAVSIDGQRSRTRIRPEATNDAHIDTLIATTA
- a CDS encoding acyl-CoA dehydrogenase family protein, with amino-acid sequence MLFEPDLSTPYLREAARLRDAFAVDAVAHDQAGGRPLDQLRLLKDSGLLRLTLPRAFGGEGQPWSTALRVGREFAKADGSLGHLFGYHCSSQHAAHVRGSPRQAEALYRASAEGNWFWANNANSAARSLLGKWQGDHWLLNGSKPFTSGSHIADRVHITWIDEDSGRTLDATIPADRAGWRALDDWDAFGQRQTGSGACRYENVRVEAEEVFERTGPADAAYRTLTPFIQQSVLLNVFLGTAQGALLAARDYTVNESRPWVHSGVERHVDDPWVKRVYGDLYTRTLAATALADQALEVLDRVWEKGDALTAAERGEASITLAAANAFAGNTALDVTSKIFEVTGARSTARGLGLDRFWRNVRTHTLHNPEEYKTRNVGYWFLTGEPPVPSGIQ
- a CDS encoding ATP-binding cassette domain-containing protein, encoding MNAPLVHVRNLRVSFEAHGQLRRAVSGVSFDVRPGECVALVGESGSGKSVSARCLIGLNSPNARIEADALELDGQNLLGLGERAWRGIRGQGVGYILQDALVSLDPLRTIGQELEEAIRATGSAPRGALRARGLELLAQAQMPEPATRYGEYPAQLSGGLRQRALIATAIAGRPPVLIADEPTTALDVSVQQEILALFAELKRQGIALILISHDLGVVSRLADRVLVLRQGQVVESGDMARVLHHPTHEYTRSLIDAIPHFDGPGLAADAGSAPVILHADDISKRFAGREALRGVSIELRRGRTLGLVGESGSGKTTLARIVAGLETASEGRIRTEALAPAPSRARTIQFVHQDPLSAFDPRYTVGRVIGEALWLRFGREPAARHEERIAVWLGKVGLDPALAARRPLTLSGGQRQRVAIARALAVEPQVVVLDEPVSALDVSVQKQILALIAALQRETGVACLFISHDLGVIRQVSHQVAVLRHGELREYGDAAEVLGRPRDPYTRQLIAAVPALARAA
- a CDS encoding ABC transporter permease, whose protein sequence is MNTTLLTTPPWHGPAVRRWRLPRASTVAAGLSLAVFLLLLCAALWPDLLAPSDPLGADRRHILEAPSTQHLLGTDQIGRDVYTRVVHGARPSILLGIGAVAISLAVGTVLGLLAGLTRRVVPTVVLRITDIGAAFPELLLAVFIVSLFGSGVFNAAIAIGIAGIPYYTRIVRAETLRVRSASYVEASRALGLSGPEVILRHIVPNALRPLVVVATMGLGSATLAGAALSFLGLGNPPPSPEWGAMLTNARNFLVMGWWAAVFPGVAITLFVMSTTLLGRWLQQRSEGRL
- a CDS encoding ABC transporter permease; this translates as MADSRLFRIARRLGLAALTVLGALTAAFFALRLVPVDPAFVIAGAGGDAVAITAEVLAAIRREYHLDQPLPLQYLFYLGRLLHGDLGMSYVQEQPVAALIAEQARPTLALAGLASGFAVLLSLAAGVLSAGRRRASAIAGAVELVLASTPVFWIGFLLMLLFSVWWRVFPMLDAGDLRTLILPALTIALPTAAPLAQVLRRAMEDVLEQPFITTARARGLSVLGVKLRHALRYALIPYLTMLGFGFGALLGGAAITETLFGRPGLGRLLVNAVTRQDMPLVLGLVSVSTIAFVLVNTLIDFAYILIDHRLKTAPAP